From the genome of Geoglobus ahangari, one region includes:
- a CDS encoding TM1812 family CRISPR-associated protein, with amino-acid sequence MTTIFQVIGRPEFYQENEFTIGEKTYKTCLCSNALREHLNSLDEDTDLTIFVPESILLGESLESFQKKLGDIGVTDFEAAVIPSVGRYMYGGREIEFRGNVEAITTAMFVYLLKKKPDSLIIDLSTGFNIYPVSLLEATKRYLTFRKMERILQGMDVVRARTTFSPPISRDVQRYNVEIQPIDVKAFFALPKADIDKIVRECPGNLRKKLAEINRENSGIKKVFRRLYEELTVAYNALRLNVPLAFYELLKMDISTDTMEKGVLEFVEKFLEPVKSESGVERFPLDGVNISNIFYAIAMFRSLKEFKNSLGEPEVGEILEKFSGIYRNKNLGVGVNEYFLQRDIEEIVSYSDKLREGEEEILGILKHGKEFCRSKVEKRNFFAHSGFLQEFTVVKKENGRVKVGWLEDRLKEVKSWILNPEKN; translated from the coding sequence GTGACGACCATTTTTCAGGTGATTGGACGACCTGAATTCTATCAGGAGAATGAGTTTACAATCGGAGAAAAAACGTACAAGACCTGTCTGTGCTCGAACGCTCTCAGAGAACATCTTAACAGTTTGGACGAGGATACAGATCTCACGATTTTTGTTCCTGAAAGCATACTCTTGGGTGAGAGTCTCGAAAGCTTTCAGAAAAAGCTTGGTGATATTGGAGTGACGGACTTTGAGGCGGCAGTCATTCCGTCTGTGGGCAGGTATATGTATGGTGGAAGAGAGATCGAGTTCAGGGGGAACGTTGAGGCCATAACAACCGCGATGTTCGTTTACCTTCTGAAAAAGAAGCCAGACAGTCTAATAATTGATCTGTCTACTGGGTTTAACATATACCCTGTCAGCTTGCTTGAGGCAACGAAGAGATACCTGACCTTTAGGAAAATGGAGAGAATTTTGCAGGGTATGGATGTGGTACGCGCAAGGACGACGTTCTCGCCACCAATATCAAGAGATGTGCAGAGGTATAACGTGGAAATCCAGCCTATAGACGTCAAAGCCTTCTTTGCACTTCCCAAAGCGGACATAGACAAAATTGTCAGGGAATGCCCGGGAAATCTAAGAAAAAAGCTCGCTGAAATAAACAGGGAAAATTCAGGGATTAAGAAAGTGTTCAGACGTCTTTATGAGGAACTTACAGTGGCTTACAATGCGTTAAGGTTGAATGTGCCCCTTGCCTTTTACGAACTCCTGAAGATGGATATTTCGACGGATACTATGGAAAAAGGAGTTTTGGAGTTTGTAGAGAAGTTTTTAGAGCCAGTAAAGTCAGAGAGTGGAGTTGAGAGATTTCCCTTAGATGGTGTCAACATCTCTAACATCTTTTACGCTATAGCCATGTTCAGGAGTTTGAAAGAGTTTAAAAATTCGCTAGGCGAACCGGAAGTTGGTGAAATACTCGAGAAATTCTCAGGGATTTACAGAAACAAGAATCTCGGAGTTGGTGTAAATGAGTACTTTTTGCAAAGGGACATTGAGGAGATTGTTAGTTATTCTGATAAGCTCAGGGAAGGAGAAGAAGAGATATTGGGAATTCTGAAACACGGAAAGGAATTTTGTAGAAGTAAGGTGGAGAAAAGGAACTTTTTTGCTCATAGTGGTTTTCTGCAGGAATTTACTGTCGTGAAAAAGGAGAATGGCAGGGTGAAAGTGGGGTGGCTGGAGGACAGGCTGAAGGAAGTTAAAAGCTGGATTCTCAATCCTGAGAAAAATTAG
- a CDS encoding zinc ribbon domain-containing protein, translating into MSTHVISCKIDENAFRRFEEMRKKVNMSRSDFLRMIIQKAFENYENLRSTKVNSEDNEAEIAESSTFKPVPAIEVRGPELFTIKSPEVEEPEPKLEVEPERVEIYEPDFDEDLEDSEDSEIARYECGNCGYVFSDRFKYCPNCGERFGWSAVE; encoded by the coding sequence ATGTCTACGCACGTTATAAGCTGTAAAATTGATGAAAACGCATTTAGACGATTCGAAGAGATGAGAAAGAAGGTAAACATGAGTAGAAGTGATTTTCTTAGAATGATTATCCAGAAAGCATTTGAAAACTACGAAAACCTAAGGTCAACGAAAGTAAATAGCGAAGACAACGAGGCTGAGATTGCCGAAAGTTCTACTTTTAAGCCTGTGCCTGCCATCGAAGTAAGAGGACCTGAACTTTTTACCATCAAATCGCCCGAAGTTGAAGAACCTGAGCCTAAGCTGGAGGTAGAGCCAGAGAGAGTTGAAATCTATGAGCCAGATTTCGATGAGGATTTAGAAGATTCTGAGGATTCAGAAATAGCTAGATACGAATGTGGAAATTGCGGATATGTGTTCAGCGATCGCTTCAAGTACTGTCCGAATTGTGGTGAAAGATTTGGCTGGTCAGCAGTAGAGTAG